The nucleotide window CGGCTAGGCCGTTCTGTGTATGGACATGTGCCACGGAGTGTTCAACTgtcacccccatggacatacagtaCTCATAAAAGGCTTGGGAAGTGaattcaccagcattatcaagacgtatagtcttcAAAGGAAAGTCTGGAAGTGTGCTTTCAATCTGATGATTTGAGCAAGAAGTCTAGCTAAGGCTAGATTCCGTGTGGATAATAGGCACACATGGGACCATCTTGTGGACGCATCAATGAGTACCATGAAGTACCTAAACGTCCCACTTGGTGGGTGTATTGGTCCACAGATGTCACcttgtattctttccagaaaaCCTATGGTTTCCTTTGTCACTTTGACTGGTGATGGTCGGACTTGGAGTTTTCCTTGTGCACAAGGTACACATGTATGGATCTTAGGAACAACTCGTCTACCTTTAAGGTTATGACCATTAGAATTTAGAATAAGTCTACGCATCATAGATGTTCCTGGATGCCCTAGCCGGTCGTGCCACAAAGCAAAGTTCTCCTTGAACTCTTTGCTTATTGTTATAGCATTGGCTTCGACCGCACTGATCTGAGCATGGTAAAGACCAGTGGATACAGCTGGTATCATTTCCAAGACCTTCTTATGGTCTTGGTCGAGCTCAAAGATGTTTAAGAACTCTTTGGCTCCTTCTCCACTCGTTTGAATATGAAGACCATTCTTGCGAATGTCTTTAAAGCTCAACAGGCTTCTTTTAGAGTTTGGAGAATACAATGCTTCATCTATTTCTAGATGTGTCCCATTTGGTAACAAGACATAAGCTTGGCCGTGGCCTTTGATTAGTGATGATACACCAGCTATTGTGCTCACATTGGCATCTTTCAATGTTAGATTAACAAAGAATTTCTTATCTTTAAGAATCGTGTGGCTTGTCCCACTATCAACCACAAGTGTGTCCATACTTCCTTTCATTCtagacaataaaaatataatctgaatcattcatattattattgaaaatgaaagtaaacatagtttattcttaaaataaaatatagaatgcaaaagcacttaaaaaaaaattctcaaagcctaaaaacaccaaaagcaTTCAAACACAAATCGTTTGATGCATCACATTATTCGACTGGATCATCATTCAGCATAGTGAGTATGTCTGAAGTCTCAAAGTCCATGAGGTCGTCCTTGTCATGATCAAAATCGTCCTCACCATCCTTGTACACCATGTGTGCTTCCGGATTCTTGCCCTTAAGACTCTCTTGATAGAGGTCGACCAGATGCTTGGCTGTGCGGCAATTCTTTGCCCAATGATTCATCATTCCGCATCTATGGCAAGGTGAGCTTGCAGGATTCTGTGGCTTTGAAGAAGTCCCATTGCCTCTGCTTTTACCTTGTCCATTATTGGACTGGTTTGGACGGTCATAAGGGGTGTTGCGCCCTTTGCTGTTGCCACCTTGTCCACGTCCTCGCCCATGACCTCTACGGCCACGTCCTCTTCCATATGAGGATCCGCGGCCCTTATGGTCATATCGGACATGGTTGGCTTCAGCACCATCATCAGGCTCATTTGAGGTATGATTTGCCTCAGGGACAGGCTTAGATCCAGGTGGTCTAAGCTCACTGTTCTTCAAGAGCAGCTCGTTGTTCTGTTCTGCAAGCAATAGACATGAGATGAGCTCACTATAGGTCT belongs to Raphanus sativus cultivar WK10039 unplaced genomic scaffold, ASM80110v3 Scaffold1167, whole genome shotgun sequence and includes:
- the LOC108829550 gene encoding uncharacterized protein LOC108829550, coding for MVDDVYLPVRLDHRPYWSMKYLPMAKIANLDFAPLTVRGDNYLQWALDVEISLGAKGLEHCIVPQNKATKKKNSKTLMLIRHHIEESLKAQYLTVSNPYELWKELQMRYDHQKTLILPGATYEWLHLRIQDFKSVNEYNSAMFKIVSKLRLCGETNNELLLKNSELRPPGSKPVPEANHTSNEPDDGAEANHVRYDHKGRGSSYGRGRGRRGHGRGRGQGGNSKGRNTPYDRPNQSNNGQGKSRGNGTSSKPQNPASSPCHRCGMMNHWAKNCRTAKHLVDLYQESLKGKNPEAHMVYKDGEDDFDHDKDDLMDFETSDILTMLNDDPVE